The Caulifigura coniformis genome includes a region encoding these proteins:
- a CDS encoding DUF2130 domain-containing protein: MTTDPTITCPSCQTEIKLTESLAAPLIETTKKQFEKRLADADAKMQQKEASLREREADLAKARETIDEQVASKLKTERNTIAAEEAKKARAALSLDLDQKSKEIAELNTVLKAREEKLAEAQQAQAELIRKQRELDDAKRELELTVEKRVQESLGRAREQAKKEAEEGLRLKVAEKEEVIAGMQRQIEDLKRRAEQGSQQLQGEVQELQLENLLRTKFPLDQIEPVPKGEFGGDAVHRVHGPVGQRCGSILWESKRTKHWSGGWLAKLREDQRTAKAELSILVSAALPDGVESFDHVDGVWVTSPRTAIPVAIALRQTLIELHGARQSSEGQQTKMELVYQYLTGPRFRHRVEAIVEKFSDMQADLDKERKTMTKLWAKREEQIRCVIESTAGMYGDLQGIAGKSVLEIEGLNLPRLDSQQMDSE, translated from the coding sequence ATGACGACCGATCCGACTATCACCTGCCCATCCTGCCAGACCGAGATCAAGCTGACGGAATCGCTGGCAGCCCCGCTGATCGAGACGACGAAGAAGCAGTTCGAAAAGCGATTGGCCGACGCCGACGCGAAGATGCAGCAGAAGGAGGCGTCGCTCCGGGAACGCGAGGCCGATTTGGCAAAAGCCCGCGAAACCATCGACGAACAGGTCGCGAGCAAGCTGAAAACAGAACGGAACACGATCGCGGCCGAAGAAGCCAAGAAGGCCCGCGCGGCCCTTTCCCTGGATCTCGACCAGAAGTCGAAAGAGATCGCTGAACTCAACACGGTCCTGAAAGCCCGCGAGGAAAAGCTGGCGGAGGCCCAGCAAGCTCAAGCCGAACTCATCAGGAAGCAACGCGAACTGGACGACGCCAAGCGAGAACTGGAGCTGACCGTCGAGAAGCGGGTTCAGGAATCGCTCGGGCGAGCCCGTGAGCAAGCCAAGAAAGAGGCAGAGGAAGGCCTGCGGCTCAAGGTGGCCGAGAAAGAAGAAGTCATTGCCGGGATGCAGCGGCAGATTGAGGATCTGAAGCGCCGGGCCGAGCAAGGCTCCCAGCAGTTGCAGGGGGAAGTTCAGGAATTGCAGTTGGAGAACCTCCTTCGGACCAAGTTTCCGCTGGATCAGATTGAGCCGGTTCCCAAGGGGGAGTTCGGCGGCGATGCCGTGCACCGCGTCCACGGCCCGGTGGGCCAGCGCTGTGGCAGCATCTTGTGGGAATCCAAACGAACGAAGCACTGGAGCGGTGGTTGGCTCGCAAAACTCCGCGAGGACCAGCGCACGGCGAAGGCCGAGCTGTCGATTCTCGTGTCGGCGGCACTCCCTGACGGCGTCGAGTCGTTCGACCACGTGGATGGCGTCTGGGTCACCTCCCCTCGCACGGCGATTCCCGTGGCCATCGCTCTCCGGCAGACGCTCATCGAACTGCACGGCGCGCGGCAGTCTTCCGAGGGGCAGCAGACCAAGATGGAGCTGGTGTATCAGTACCTCACCGGACCACGGTTCCGTCACCGAGTTGAAGCGATTGTCGAGAAGTTTTCGGACATGCAGGCGGACCTCGATAAGGAGCGAAAGACGATGACCAAGCTCTGGGCCAAGCGCGAGGAACAAATCCGCTGCGTCATCGAATCAACGGCAGGGATGTACGGAGACCTTCAGGGAATCGCGGGAAAGTCCGTGCTTGAGATTGAGGGCCTCAACCTGCCACGGCTGGATTCGCAGCAGATGGATTCTGAATGA
- the arsB gene encoding ACR3 family arsenite efflux transporter yields MTDPTTLSSAVSPEVKRLNLFERYLTLWVALCMVGGIAIGKLLPQATTFLRSLEFASGSQINGPIAVLIWLMIIPMMMKIDFASLRGVTRRPKGIVVTLFVNWLVKPFGMFVLGWLFFQILFLPIIGEELARQYTAGVIILAAAPCTAMVFVWSYLTDGDPAYTLVQVALNDLLMLVLFAPIVGLLVGVAGLAVPFNVILLSVAVFIVVPLVIGTLTRMLLVRAKGAAWFEAQFLPQFQPLAVLALLVTLVLIFAFQADNILQHPLHVILIAIPILIQVYFNSSLVYGLMWWLGVPHSIAAPGALIGASNFFELAVATAIALYGPDSGAALATVVGVLVEVPVMLSVCSVCNRTRNWFPSPAVGSG; encoded by the coding sequence ATGACTGACCCAACGACTCTATCCAGCGCTGTCTCGCCTGAAGTCAAACGGCTCAACCTGTTCGAGCGTTACCTGACGCTGTGGGTCGCCCTGTGCATGGTGGGCGGCATCGCGATCGGAAAACTCCTGCCGCAGGCGACCACCTTCCTTCGTAGCCTGGAGTTTGCATCGGGAAGCCAGATCAACGGCCCGATCGCCGTGCTGATCTGGCTGATGATCATCCCGATGATGATGAAGATCGACTTCGCCTCGCTCAGGGGCGTCACGCGTCGACCAAAGGGGATTGTCGTCACGCTGTTCGTCAACTGGCTGGTCAAGCCGTTCGGAATGTTTGTGCTTGGATGGCTCTTCTTCCAGATCCTCTTCCTACCGATCATCGGGGAGGAACTGGCGCGACAGTACACCGCGGGCGTCATCATCCTGGCCGCCGCGCCTTGTACGGCGATGGTGTTTGTCTGGAGTTACCTGACGGACGGCGACCCGGCCTACACGCTCGTGCAGGTGGCACTCAACGACCTTCTCATGCTCGTGCTGTTTGCGCCGATTGTCGGCCTTCTGGTCGGGGTGGCGGGTTTGGCAGTGCCATTCAATGTGATTCTGCTTTCGGTCGCGGTGTTCATCGTAGTTCCGCTCGTCATCGGCACCCTGACGCGAATGCTGCTTGTTCGAGCCAAAGGAGCGGCGTGGTTCGAGGCCCAGTTCCTGCCGCAGTTCCAGCCGCTGGCCGTCCTGGCCTTGCTGGTGACACTGGTTCTGATCTTTGCGTTTCAGGCCGACAACATCCTGCAGCATCCGCTGCATGTGATTCTGATTGCGATTCCGATTCTGATTCAGGTCTACTTCAACTCCTCGTTGGTTTACGGACTGATGTGGTGGCTGGGTGTGCCGCACTCCATTGCAGCTCCAGGGGCCCTGATTGGAGCGAGCAACTTCTTCGAACTGGCTGTCGCAACGGCGATTGCTCTCTATGGACCTGACTCCGGCGCGGCACTGGCGACCGTTGTCGGCGTCCTCGTCGAAGTGCCGGTCATGCTGAGCGTCTGCTCGGTCTGCAATCGCACACGCAACTGGTTCCCATCTCCGGCCGTCGGCTCGGGTTGA
- a CDS encoding AAA family ATPase yields the protein MIESITLVEVASYGTTAEVMSDLRELNYVFGTNGCGKTTIGRVIADRASHASCPIAWKGNAPLETLVYNRDFVERSFSQSAELKGVFTLGEQNIETLQKIKDLAAEVDALTKKLEKLGESLGGADGAGGKTGELDVHETAIRDQCWLQKQKHDKTLQGAFVGVRDKKESFKARVLQERSNTKGKVVDLATLEKRASTVFGEAPTAEAVLPMLDGAALAAHESAAILKKRVIGKADVDIAAMIKKLGNSDWVREGRTFLDQNEQKCPFCQQQVSATFEKSLAEYFDEAFEKDSKAIESLCIAYKSDAARLQQEVAALISAPSRFLDVEKLKLEKQILDSTLTINLQRLDGKRKEPSTPVILDSLQNVVAAMIALINDANKQIASHNLTVKNLSAEKAQLTHDVWKFVVTELQADLTAYDSKKSAVQKAIDGIRAQIEAAKKEKAKKEADIRSLEKTTTSVQPTIDAINALLGSFGFSGFSLKASSGNSYKLVRADGSDAKATLSEGEKTFVTFLYFYHLLKGSDSQSGITRDRVVVFDDPVSSLDSDVLFIVGSLIKGLFDEVRNKTGHIKQIFVLTHNVYFHKEVTFNPNRRNRDAMKEETFWVVRKADTFSKIERHLSNPIKTSYELLWGEVRSENRSRLTIQNTLRRILENYFKILGGINPDHICDMFQGKERLICKSLFSWVNDGSHYAHDDLYVSIDESMVQTYLNVFREIFVKAKHEAHFNMMMGLSA from the coding sequence ATGATCGAGTCGATTACGCTCGTTGAGGTAGCGAGCTACGGCACCACTGCCGAAGTGATGTCAGACCTGCGCGAACTGAACTACGTGTTTGGGACGAACGGCTGTGGAAAGACCACGATCGGCAGAGTGATCGCCGACCGGGCGTCGCACGCGAGCTGCCCCATTGCCTGGAAGGGCAACGCCCCTCTGGAAACGCTCGTCTACAACCGAGATTTCGTCGAGCGGAGTTTCTCCCAGTCAGCCGAACTCAAAGGCGTGTTCACGCTGGGCGAACAGAACATCGAGACGCTGCAAAAGATCAAAGACCTCGCGGCCGAAGTCGACGCTCTTACAAAAAAACTGGAAAAGCTGGGGGAGTCGTTGGGAGGGGCCGACGGAGCTGGCGGCAAGACCGGGGAACTGGACGTTCATGAAACCGCGATTCGAGATCAGTGCTGGTTGCAGAAACAGAAACACGACAAGACGCTCCAAGGTGCCTTCGTCGGTGTTCGTGACAAGAAGGAAAGTTTCAAAGCCAGGGTTCTCCAGGAGCGTTCGAACACCAAGGGCAAGGTCGTTGACCTAGCGACGCTGGAAAAGCGAGCCTCGACCGTGTTCGGGGAAGCTCCAACGGCTGAGGCTGTCCTGCCCATGTTGGATGGCGCTGCACTGGCAGCGCACGAGTCCGCCGCGATCTTGAAAAAGCGAGTCATCGGCAAGGCCGACGTCGACATCGCTGCGATGATCAAGAAGCTCGGAAACAGCGACTGGGTGCGGGAAGGTCGGACGTTTCTCGATCAGAACGAGCAGAAATGCCCCTTCTGTCAGCAGCAAGTGTCCGCGACTTTTGAAAAGAGCCTCGCGGAGTACTTTGACGAGGCGTTCGAGAAGGACAGCAAGGCGATCGAATCACTGTGTATCGCGTACAAGAGTGATGCCGCACGATTGCAGCAGGAAGTGGCCGCGTTGATCTCGGCTCCGTCCCGCTTTCTGGACGTCGAAAAGTTGAAGCTTGAGAAACAGATTCTCGATTCGACCCTGACCATCAACCTCCAGCGACTCGACGGGAAACGGAAGGAGCCAAGCACCCCAGTCATTCTCGACTCGTTGCAGAATGTTGTGGCGGCGATGATCGCTCTGATCAACGACGCCAACAAGCAGATTGCGTCCCACAACCTGACGGTCAAGAACCTGTCGGCGGAAAAGGCACAACTCACGCACGACGTCTGGAAGTTCGTCGTCACGGAATTACAGGCGGATTTGACCGCCTATGACTCAAAAAAGAGTGCGGTCCAGAAGGCAATCGACGGCATTCGTGCTCAAATCGAGGCGGCGAAAAAAGAGAAAGCGAAGAAGGAGGCCGATATTCGTTCGTTGGAAAAAACGACCACGAGCGTCCAGCCGACCATCGATGCGATCAATGCGCTACTGGGCTCATTCGGGTTCTCAGGATTCTCTCTCAAGGCGTCCAGCGGAAACAGTTACAAGCTAGTTCGAGCGGACGGCTCGGACGCCAAGGCAACGTTGAGTGAAGGAGAGAAGACGTTTGTCACCTTTCTGTACTTCTACCACCTGCTCAAGGGCAGCGATTCCCAATCGGGAATAACCCGAGATCGCGTGGTGGTTTTCGACGATCCCGTATCGAGTCTGGACAGCGACGTCCTGTTCATCGTGGGGAGCCTCATCAAGGGACTGTTTGACGAAGTACGAAACAAGACAGGACACATCAAGCAGATCTTCGTCCTGACGCACAACGTGTACTTCCACAAGGAGGTCACGTTTAACCCGAATCGGCGCAATCGGGATGCGATGAAGGAAGAAACGTTCTGGGTCGTGCGGAAGGCAGACACGTTCTCGAAGATCGAGAGGCATCTTTCGAATCCGATCAAGACCTCGTACGAGCTCCTCTGGGGAGAAGTGCGAAGCGAGAATCGATCCCGCCTGACGATTCAAAACACCTTGCGGCGAATCCTGGAGAACTATTTCAAGATCCTCGGCGGCATCAACCCTGACCACATTTGCGACATGTTTCAGGGGAAGGAACGTCTGATCTGCAAGTCACTGTTCTCCTGGGTCAACGACGGTTCTCACTATGCCCATGACGACCTGTACGTTTCGATTGACGAATCGATGGTGCAGACGTACTTGAATGTCTTCAGGGAGATCTTCGTGAAGGCGAAGCACGAGGCTCACTTCAATATGATGATGGGACTGTCGGCCTGA
- a CDS encoding Nmad3 family putative nucleotide modification protein, with product MKIIFSRKGFDLTAGGCPSPILPDGRLVSLPIPDDCGPWRYRDVRLGSESLAQFVEDLSQKQLRGASTMHFDPDLRRDAVPRVRGWRPMFGQGGKARTHLAGHKIGEGDLFLFFGWFREVEKERGRYRFVRGAPHRHILFGWLYVGERWESPFVDPPAWALDHPHLINDYENGSSVFVASAKRPFAAGVFQEFSESLVLTESGAPRSSWLLPRWMHPRGKKSFLSYHGERSRWRSSRMGTHLRTVGRGQEFVLNTAHYPEAGPWANELVRRNSGDPARE from the coding sequence ATGAAGATCATCTTCAGCCGCAAGGGTTTTGACCTCACGGCGGGCGGTTGCCCCAGCCCGATTCTGCCGGATGGCAGACTGGTTTCGCTGCCGATCCCGGATGACTGCGGCCCTTGGCGTTATCGAGATGTCCGACTGGGATCGGAGAGCCTTGCCCAGTTCGTGGAAGATCTCTCCCAAAAGCAGCTTCGGGGGGCATCGACGATGCATTTCGATCCGGATCTGCGCCGAGATGCCGTTCCACGTGTGCGTGGATGGCGCCCGATGTTTGGACAGGGCGGAAAGGCAAGGACGCACCTAGCTGGCCACAAGATCGGAGAAGGCGATCTGTTCTTGTTCTTTGGGTGGTTTCGAGAAGTGGAGAAGGAGCGAGGACGCTATCGCTTTGTCCGGGGTGCACCACATCGCCACATACTGTTCGGCTGGCTGTATGTTGGAGAACGGTGGGAGTCCCCGTTTGTCGATCCTCCAGCCTGGGCACTGGACCATCCTCACCTGATCAATGACTACGAGAATGGAAGCTCGGTGTTCGTCGCCTCGGCGAAACGGCCCTTCGCAGCAGGCGTCTTCCAGGAATTCAGCGAAAGTCTGGTACTGACCGAGTCGGGGGCACCTCGCTCGTCGTGGCTGCTTCCAAGGTGGATGCACCCTCGTGGAAAGAAATCCTTTCTGAGCTATCACGGAGAGCGCAGCCGATGGCGCAGTAGCAGAATGGGAACTCATCTGCGGACCGTCGGCCGCGGCCAAGAATTTGTGCTCAACACTGCCCATTATCCTGAGGCGGGGCCATGGGCGAACGAACTTGTCAGGAGAAACTCTGGCGATCCGGCACGCGAGTAA
- a CDS encoding ABC transporter permease produces MNLIKLIQKELSERPVPMLTCLLAIVLGVTSLVAIRTVTTYSELAVMREVDSLGANVLILPKDVSLQDYYAADSHGQTLPEEYVDLISLSTLEGVDNLSPKLSVPATVGERKVTVTGILPKSEFQAKAAWGGAGVFARPIGCGSTVEIPGKEVDHAQLARKRVIETLGEREVLVGSETATKLALREDSSVTLFGEAFKVLAVLPATGTVDDDRIFAHLHSVQELSASGPVVNVIEIVGCCKEIAGGLVGGLNSLLPDAKVVTITQVVQTQQNVNRLMENLSLLFLAVLLAVGGAAMASSLFANVSERRKEIGTLMALGATPSFILRLIMGKALALGLVGGVFGFALGSVAAFWLGPLLANVGVRPIPMLAGLSVGLSVLVALVASLWPAWRASRLDPCLCFKEV; encoded by the coding sequence ATGAACCTTATCAAGCTGATTCAAAAGGAACTCTCTGAGCGGCCGGTGCCGATGCTGACGTGTCTGCTGGCCATCGTGCTGGGCGTCACCTCACTCGTCGCCATCCGCACGGTCACGACCTACTCGGAACTGGCCGTCATGCGGGAAGTCGATTCGCTCGGGGCGAACGTCCTGATCCTTCCCAAGGATGTGAGCCTGCAGGATTACTACGCGGCCGACAGTCACGGGCAGACACTCCCGGAGGAGTATGTCGATCTGATTTCGCTGTCGACGCTGGAAGGCGTCGACAATCTGTCCCCCAAGCTGAGCGTTCCGGCGACCGTCGGTGAACGCAAAGTGACGGTGACGGGTATCCTGCCCAAGAGTGAGTTTCAGGCGAAGGCGGCCTGGGGCGGAGCCGGTGTGTTTGCACGCCCGATCGGCTGCGGATCGACGGTGGAAATCCCCGGCAAGGAGGTCGACCACGCACAGCTCGCCCGCAAACGGGTCATTGAGACGCTCGGTGAGCGTGAAGTGCTGGTCGGCTCTGAAACGGCGACCAAGCTGGCTCTCAGAGAAGACTCCAGCGTCACGCTGTTCGGCGAGGCATTCAAAGTCCTTGCGGTCCTCCCGGCAACGGGAACTGTCGATGACGATCGGATCTTCGCCCACCTGCACTCGGTGCAGGAACTTTCGGCCAGCGGTCCGGTGGTGAACGTGATCGAGATCGTCGGCTGCTGCAAGGAAATCGCCGGTGGCCTCGTCGGTGGACTGAACTCGCTGCTGCCGGATGCCAAGGTTGTCACCATCACACAGGTGGTTCAGACGCAGCAGAACGTCAATCGCCTCATGGAGAATCTGTCGTTGCTGTTCCTGGCGGTGTTGCTGGCCGTCGGCGGCGCGGCCATGGCAAGTTCGCTGTTTGCCAACGTGTCCGAACGCCGTAAGGAGATCGGCACGCTGATGGCCCTCGGTGCAACACCCAGCTTCATCCTCCGGCTCATCATGGGGAAAGCACTCGCACTGGGACTGGTCGGCGGTGTGTTTGGATTTGCCCTGGGGAGCGTGGCCGCGTTCTGGCTCGGACCACTCCTTGCCAATGTCGGTGTTCGCCCGATTCCGATGCTGGCGGGATTGTCCGTCGGCCTGTCGGTGCTGGTCGCCCTCGTCGCCAGTCTCTGGCCCGCCTGGCGGGCGTCCCGTCTCGATCCGTGCCTGTGCTTTAAGGAGGTGTAA
- a CDS encoding arsenate reductase ArsC, which translates to MKSKVMFLCTGNSCRSQMAEGWARSLLGDTVEAYSSGIEAHGLNPNAVKVMAEAGVDISGQTSKLASSLEGVPFGLVITVCGHADENCPAFLGASRVVHVGFDDPPKLAKSATSDEEGLQHYRRVRDEIRDFVRDRLPELLNSK; encoded by the coding sequence ATGAAGTCGAAAGTCATGTTCCTTTGCACGGGAAACTCGTGCCGGAGCCAAATGGCCGAAGGCTGGGCGCGAAGCCTGCTTGGTGACACAGTCGAAGCCTACTCGTCCGGAATCGAAGCCCACGGTCTGAACCCCAACGCGGTCAAAGTCATGGCCGAAGCGGGGGTCGATATTTCCGGGCAAACGTCCAAGTTGGCCAGCAGCCTCGAAGGTGTGCCCTTTGGTCTGGTGATCACTGTCTGCGGTCATGCGGACGAGAATTGTCCGGCCTTCCTCGGTGCGTCCCGCGTCGTGCATGTTGGCTTCGATGATCCGCCCAAGCTCGCGAAGTCCGCTACCAGCGATGAGGAAGGCCTGCAGCACTACCGTCGTGTCCGCGATGAAATTCGTGACTTCGTGCGTGATCGCCTGCCTGAGCTTTTGAATTCAAAATGA
- a CDS encoding LEM-3-like GIY-YIG domain-containing protein, translating into MAPNSLDDVEFPPDVSAKIKTYVYRLIDPRNGETFYIGKGQGNRVFAHIRDDLGSDESDTLTNKLKRIREIRNAGFEVIHVIHRHGMDDKTAFEVEAALLDAFPGLTNQAGGVGNNDVGAMHAGEIIRRYRAEPAEFIHRVILINVNRSAVESSLYEATRYAWKVGPKAHRAEVVLPTVQGLIVGAFIPEKWLAAVPENFPGRDEVPGRLGFIGREASREIREQYVGKRVPDAFRKPGSANPIKYTW; encoded by the coding sequence ATCGCCCCAAACTCCCTCGATGACGTCGAGTTCCCTCCCGATGTCAGCGCGAAGATCAAGACCTACGTCTACCGACTCATCGACCCCCGAAATGGCGAAACGTTCTACATCGGCAAAGGCCAGGGCAATCGCGTGTTCGCTCATATTCGCGACGACCTGGGTTCCGACGAGAGCGACACGCTCACCAACAAGTTGAAACGCATTCGAGAGATTCGGAATGCGGGCTTTGAGGTCATCCATGTGATTCATCGTCACGGAATGGACGACAAAACGGCCTTCGAAGTTGAAGCGGCCCTTCTGGACGCATTTCCCGGTCTGACCAATCAAGCGGGGGGCGTGGGGAATAACGATGTTGGGGCGATGCATGCGGGAGAGATCATTCGCCGTTATCGGGCAGAGCCAGCAGAGTTCATTCATCGGGTTATTCTGATCAACGTCAATCGGTCGGCAGTCGAGTCCTCTCTTTACGAGGCGACCCGTTATGCATGGAAGGTTGGACCAAAGGCTCATCGTGCAGAAGTCGTGCTCCCAACTGTCCAAGGGCTGATTGTTGGGGCTTTCATTCCGGAAAAATGGCTGGCTGCTGTTCCGGAGAATTTCCCAGGACGAGATGAAGTGCCGGGCCGCCTCGGCTTCATCGGCAGAGAAGCCTCGCGAGAAATCAGGGAACAGTACGTGGGAAAAAGAGTGCCAGATGCGTTCCGAAAACCGGGCTCTGCAAACCCCATCAAATATACGTGGTAG
- a CDS encoding integrase core domain-containing protein, whose protein sequence is MVRQTKEFLVKTKDREKKPDILMHDRDTKFSRAFTAACEKGGLRTNPLPVASPNLNGRCERLIQTLKHELLFKFILFGNRHLDYLIESFLVYYNGQRAHMERAHLPPLGTVPDEVDKPIRNRIEVRSYVGGLVKSFERKAA, encoded by the coding sequence GTGGTCCGGCAGACGAAGGAGTTTCTGGTTAAGACGAAGGACCGGGAGAAGAAGCCCGACATCCTGATGCATGATCGGGACACGAAGTTCTCGCGGGCCTTCACAGCGGCGTGCGAGAAGGGAGGACTCAGGACGAACCCCTTGCCGGTCGCCTCACCGAACCTGAATGGACGCTGCGAGCGGCTGATACAAACTCTGAAGCACGAGCTGCTCTTCAAATTCATTCTTTTTGGTAACCGGCATCTCGACTACCTCATCGAAAGCTTCCTCGTGTACTACAACGGGCAACGGGCCCACATGGAGCGAGCCCACTTGCCACCGCTGGGCACCGTGCCCGACGAGGTGGACAAACCGATTCGGAACAGAATCGAGGTCCGGTCTTACGTGGGCGGCCTGGTGAAGTCGTTCGAACGGAAGGCGGCTTAG
- a CDS encoding ArsR/SmtB family transcription factor, with protein MAGSRTHQPETPHDVSPEVTDTAAGTGFDFVSAAVTMRSGHSDYRAVTAMKLRNKPRPLLPMDQLFRAFADRTRIRILFLLLEGERCVGDITTILQQPQPKISRHLLLLQRSGLVQSRKDGLWRHYSLSPVGDHLHRRLIECVGTCFAEVPELQADRRRAKTVGASGGCCEP; from the coding sequence ATGGCGGGATCCAGGACTCACCAGCCGGAAACGCCGCACGATGTGTCGCCTGAGGTGACAGACACGGCCGCAGGCACAGGATTTGACTTTGTGTCTGCGGCCGTCACGATGCGCAGCGGTCATTCAGATTATCGGGCAGTCACAGCCATGAAACTGCGAAACAAGCCTCGTCCGCTGCTTCCCATGGATCAGCTATTTCGCGCGTTCGCGGACCGCACGCGGATTCGCATCCTGTTTCTGTTGCTGGAGGGGGAACGCTGCGTGGGTGATATCACCACCATTTTGCAGCAGCCGCAGCCCAAGATCTCTCGGCACTTACTGCTCCTGCAGCGGTCTGGACTTGTTCAATCACGGAAAGACGGTCTCTGGCGGCACTACTCGCTGTCACCAGTTGGGGACCATCTTCACCGTCGATTGATCGAATGTGTTGGAACCTGTTTTGCCGAAGTGCCCGAGCTTCAAGCAGACCGGCGGCGGGCCAAAACGGTGGGCGCAAGCGGTGGGTGCTGCGAGCCGTAG
- a CDS encoding ABC transporter ATP-binding protein, whose translation MLKLNNISKQYHRHGSAVTALQPTTLDIADGEYVAIVGPSGSGKTTLLSILGGMLAPSTGKMQLGTESMYDLSVSARTRLRGAKIGFIFQTFNLIPYLTALENVQMPLCLGGVPKEEQVDRARQTLERVGLGDRTQHLPSELSIGQQQRVALARTLAINPALILADEPTGNLDPETREQVLAMFDEIHKEGRTLIVVTHDPACAARAQRTLRLVNGGIQDSPAGNAARCVA comes from the coding sequence ATGTTGAAACTCAACAACATCAGTAAGCAGTATCATCGGCACGGCTCTGCGGTCACGGCATTGCAGCCGACGACACTCGACATTGCCGATGGAGAGTATGTCGCGATTGTGGGGCCGTCCGGCAGCGGCAAAACCACGTTGCTCTCGATCCTGGGGGGCATGCTGGCCCCCAGCACCGGCAAGATGCAGCTTGGTACGGAATCCATGTACGACCTGTCAGTGTCGGCCCGCACACGGCTGCGGGGCGCGAAGATTGGATTCATCTTCCAGACGTTCAACCTGATTCCGTACCTCACGGCCCTGGAGAACGTGCAGATGCCGTTGTGCCTCGGCGGGGTGCCGAAGGAGGAACAGGTTGATCGGGCGCGGCAGACACTCGAACGTGTCGGCTTGGGAGACCGAACGCAGCACTTGCCCTCGGAACTGAGCATCGGCCAGCAGCAACGCGTGGCGCTGGCTCGAACGCTGGCCATCAATCCAGCATTGATTTTGGCAGATGAGCCGACCGGCAATCTCGATCCCGAAACTCGCGAGCAGGTGCTGGCGATGTTCGACGAGATTCACAAGGAAGGTCGGACCCTGATCGTCGTGACGCACGATCCGGCCTGTGCCGCACGTGCGCAGCGAACGCTTCGGCTGGTCAATGGCGGGATCCAGGACTCACCAGCCGGAAACGCCGCACGATGTGTCGCCTGA